AAGAGAAACAGTGGCGTCCTCAATGCGAATCACGTCGCGACTAAAGTACTCCTGTATGACAGGTTCAGCACGTTCGATCTTTTTAAAGTGGTGGCTGAAGGATATAACCTCGTCATCGATACGGAGCAGTACCACAACCTCTCGGCTATCGTCGCATTCCTGACCGCATCGAAGTACCGCTGCGGATTCGACACCGGTAAGAGGGGGACTCTCTTCACCCATCGAGCCCCCTATAGCCAGGAAATCTATGAGATCTATTCTTTTCTGAATCTCTTCTCCGTGCTGACTGGGAAAGAGACGACCTTTGGCAGGGATGAGCCTTTTTACCCGGTAGATGATCAACACATCCGCTGGGCAAGAGAAAGATTGAAGAGATTCGGTTCTGAAAATCTTTCTTCAGGGAGGATGGTCGTCATCTCTCCTGGAGCCAGTATTCCAGAGCGTAAGTGGGGAGCAGTAAAATTTGCATCGCTGGCTAAGTGGCTCGTATCTGAAGGCATGCGCGTTGTCATCGTCGGCGGGAAGGAAGACATGGATGATGCTGCCATCATTGAGAGGGAAGTTGCGGGAGACAGAGTCCTCAATCTTGCGGGGCAGACATCCCTTCCCCAGACGGCTGGCATCGTTTCAATGGCTGATATCTACATCAGCAGCGACACAGGGATCCTTCACATAGCATATGGTGTCGGTACGCCAACAGTCCATCTCTTCGGTCCGGGGATCCTTGAGAAATGGGCTCCGGTCGGGAGGCGGTATCTTGCCATCACCAAGAGCCTGGAGTGTTCTCCCTGCACGCAGTACGGTTACACGCCTCCCTGTCCAAGGGATGCCGAATGCATGAGACTCATCACCGTGGAAGATGTGAAGGAAGCCATCACAAGAGTCCTGAACATGAGAGAATGATGCGAGAAGGGATGGCAAGATATACAGAGGAGTTCTATGAGGAGATCTACCCTTCGGGAGAGCTGAGGCGGTTCAGTGTCAACTGGTGGTCTGTGCGGTTTTACGCTCTCCTCGTGCAGAGGAGTCTGAAAAAGATTGGCATAGAGGGGAGACAACCAAGGGTATTCGATGCAGGGTGCGGATTACCCTTCATTCTCGCACGACTCGAGAAGGGCTGTGAGACGTGGGGCATGGACATTTCGGAATATGCCATTGAAAGGGGAAGACTGATCGCGCCTCGCTCGAAGCTCTTCAAGGGGGATATCGAAGAGGGAATCCCGGAAAGCATCTCGAGGAACTACTTCGATCTTGTCATCTCCAAGTACATCTTCGAGCACTTGAAGGAGCCTGAGGAGGCGATACGTCGCTGCTGCGATCTGCTTGCTCATGGAGGAAGGATCATCATCTCTGTTCCCAACATGGAATCTCCCATGAGGTATCTCAAGAAGGAAGACTGGTTTGCCGTTAAGGACAAAACGCATGTTTCCCTTCTTGCCCCCGCGGAGTGGCTGGCTATTGTTAGACGGAGCGGGATGAAGGTGGAAAGATCTTTCTCGGATGGGTTCTGGGATGTCCCGTATGTTAAGTTCCTCCCGTGCTGGCTCCAGTATCCCATCTTCTCGCTGCCATGCGCCGTCGAGGTCCTTCTGGCATATCCGATCCTGCCACCGAAATGGGGAGAGAACATTATAATTATTGCATCAAAGGTGCATTAACCGGCTGAAAGCCACCTTGTAATTTCGAGGGATATGAATAAGAAATTGCTGAGCTTCCTGTGGATCATCCCGGCGCTGGCTGCGTTTGGAGTTTATTATAACGCTCTCTCCAATGGCTTCATCTGGGATGATCCTATTGTTCTGAAGAACCAGTTGAGCGCCTTCCGCTCCATCAAAGACGTCTTCTTCCCGCCGTCAGGTATCCCGCAGTTCGGCATCCATTATTACAGGCCGCTCATTATCCTTTCCTTTCTCATCGATAAGAAGCTGTGGGGAAGTTCCATTGATGCTGCCTTCGGATTTCATCTCTCCGTCATCATCTTCCATGTCATCATCACTGTTCTTGTCTTCTTCCTCGTGAGGCGGATCCTCAAAGGAAGTAAGTACGGCTCCCTGGCGGCGCTAGTGGCATCCCTTCTCTTTGCCGTTCATCCCATCCATACGGAATCAGTCTCCTGGATGGCGGGTCGCTCGGATGTTCTGACAGCATTATTCTTCTTCATCTCGCTCTGGTTCTACATGAAGCATCTCGAAACAAACGATCGGCTCTGGCTCTCGAAGCATACCGGTTCTGTTTCGTCTCTCCATAGAAAGGGGCAGAATGCCAAAATGCTTGGTGATGGGAGAAGCATGGCTTTTCTTCTCCTTTCAGTGCTAGCATTTCTTATTTCGGCGTTCGCCAAGGAGACAGCACTTTCACTCATCCTGCTCCTTCCCGTCATCGACCTGGCATTCTCTTCAAGATTGGTTCACCTGATCGATGCAATCAGCCAGGGGGAGGACAGAAAGAGGAAAGGAGAAAAAAGCAAGAAGAAAAAGCAAAGGTATGCCGGTGACATGGTAAGAAAGATCTCCTGGTGGAGTCAGTTCCAGTTCAAGAGCTACATCGCATTCGTCGGGGCTGCCGTCGTTTATTTCCTGATGAGAAATTCTGCGTTGAAGGAGCCTACCAGGAGGCCGTTTCAGTCGGACGTCCTCCTTGAACTGCCCAGGAATTTTATCAACTCTTATGGTTTCTATCTTGAGAAGCTTTTCTTTCCGGTAAATCTGAAGGCCTACATACCGGAAGTGCCGTCAGGTATCGTGTTCACGCTTCTCAGCATTGTCGTCCTGGTGGCGCTGATTGTTCTGGCTCTATGGGCTCTGTCAAAGAATAGAAAGACCATCTTCTTTGCGATTGCGTTCTTCCTGCTCACGCTCCTTCCATCCATCATGGTGGCCGTCATAAAGGTCTCCGAAACTCCTCTTGCAGAGCGGTATCTATACATACCTTCTTTTGCATTTTCCCTCATGGCAGGCATTCTCGCCCTTTACGTTCCTCTGAAGTTGAAAGGATCGACCATGCTCAGAAAAGCCATGTCGGTCATCATCGTCATGGTCCTGGTGGCCGTTACTGCCGTTTATTCGGTTCAGACTGTCTGCAGAAATCCCGTCTGGAAGGATGATGTCCTGTTCTGGGAGGACATCGTCCGCAAGCTGCCCGATGAAGGGCTTCCACATCTGAATCTCGGTCTTGCGTACAACGAAACGGACAGAGAGAAGGAAGCAGAGCAAGAATACATCAAAGCCATCAAGGCCAATTACGATGAGGAGGGAAGGTCGACCGCCTACAATAATCTCGGAAACATTTACATGGGCAGGGAAGAGTTTGACAGGGCGGAGGAGTGCTTCAAGACTGCCATCACCATAAGACAGAACTATGCCACTCCCTATTACAGCACTGCGCTGAACTACTGGAAGAAATTCAACAGTGCCAGGAGGAAGGGTGAGCAACCTGATATAAAGCTTCCGCAAATGGCCATCGAGTATCTCAATCAAGCCCTCAAGCTAAATCCTCAGTACCTCAAGGCGCATGGTCTGCTCGGAAGTATCTATTTTGCATATGGAAAGCACGATCTGGCGAGGAAACATCTCGAGACTGTCCTCCAGTATGAACAGGAAGGGGGCACGGCCGAAGCCGCCCGCAAAATCCTTGAAAAGATTCCCAGATGACTATGCGACGTGATGGAAAAACTTTACTATAGAGACTCTTATCTGAAAGAGTTCGAGGCGGAAATCGTCGAGAGTCTTACTCGACGATGATGACCCCTTTCATCTTGAAACAGCGATCCCCGCATGGATGAGAACAGTCAAAGGGATATTCCCCTTTTTCCTTCCCCTCGATTTCGATCTCTGCAGGTTTATCCCTGAATACCTTAACGTTGATCCCCAATTTCTTGCACCGGAATCCATGCGTATCATCGAGAGTGTAAATGATCAACTTGACTCTTTCTCCCTGCTTGATCTTGATCTCGTCCGGAGTGAATTTGAACTTTTCCGAATAGACTTTGATCGTCCTCATCACCTGCTGTTCCTGCTTTTCCGGTTGCTTCACTACGATCTTGGGCCCGGCCACCTCTCCCCCGTTGATGGAGAGTTCAGCTCGGGCGATGGTGTGCAGAGTTTTGAGATCGCTTTCATCGATCTTCAACCTTCTAAGGAGTGAATCGGGTGCCAGTTTGTATTGCAGGTTTGCCGTGATTTTTGCGATGTTGAGCTCCGACGGCAGCATGTATGTCAACTCTTTCTGCTCCCTGGCTTTCAATCGTGAATCGAGGGCAACTTTTGTCGCCTTCCAGCTAAATGTGGGCTCCCCAGTTTCGTCGGTGAGTATCCTTGCGAAAACAGCTTGCTGATCCTCGGCCACAGGATCGTCCTTCCAGTTTGTCCAGAGCTCTTTGCCGTCAGGATCGTAAGCATAAAGCTTCAGGAAGATCATTCTGAGTGGAGAGGCCGTGGGAAGATCATGTCCGGTGCCTGTGTTTGTCACGGCGACGATCAGTTTCCTTCCCGATTCCGAATCTTCCGTTCTAATGTCCACGCGAGCCGCCTTGGTCAGGATACCGGTGTCATGACCGCCAAAGAAATTATGAAGGTGGATATTCTCCCGATCGGGTCCGGTCGGCGCCGCTTTTCCCGGAACGGCAGGCATGTGACACTCCTGACAGGTCATCTTCTTCTGAGCATACCAGCTTCCCGACCATTCCACGTCGGTCGAACAGATCTCCAGGCCTGAAGGATTCTTCATGGAGGAGTGACATTTGAAACAGAAATCCGATTTTGCGTAAATCTCTGAAAATTCGCTCTTATGTGCTTCCGTTGAGGAGTCGGTAAAAGGCCCGTATTTTGTATCACCCGGCGAGGAGACGATGTTGAAATACTCTCCCTCCCGCTTTTCTCCCTTCAGCGTATGGCAGTAATCGCAGGTGATTCCTTCCTCTGAGATATCTCTTTTCAGATTCAGGTCGTTGAGGGCAACGGCGATCGGCGCATGACAGGAGAGGCATTTATCCCTCATGGTCCCTCTGGATTCTTCCATGGCGATGTCGAAGATCTTCGTGAAGAGGATGTTCTTGCTGTTGACGCTCCTGGCATGCATGGATGCATACCATGCCCAGTACTGAAGGTCATGGCATTTCCGGCATTCCGAGGACCCGGAAAAGACTTTCTCTGCCGGCACGGCATCTCTTGAGAGCGCTGGGGTGATGAAACATAAAAGAGCGATAAATATGGGAAGATAGAATTTTCTCCTCATATTTGGCCTCCGATTTTACCAATTCTACCATCTTAAATTTTCTCCGCAACCTTCGTCTTCTTCCATTAAGGATTCAAAAGGAGGCATGGAACTGTTTGCGCAGGAACTTCCTCAGATCCTTCTTGATCTTTTCCGTAGGGCAATCGGAAGGAAACTTCTTGCATAGCTCAATTGTCTTTCAAAAGATCTGTCTTCTTTCCCGCTCATCCGCATAGATTTTTGTCAAGATGCAAATTTTATTGTAACATGGTGACTTTTATGAAAACGAAACCTGCCAGCCTCTCTGAAAATGAGAGAAAGGAGATCCTCTCCAGTTACAGAAGAGTGGCCGTCGTTGGTTTGTCGGCGGATGAATCGAGGGATAGCAACCGTGTTGCAAAGTTCCTCCAGGACAACGGGTTCGATATCATCCCGGTGAACCCCAGCTATCGCGAGATCCTTGGGAAGAAGTGCTATCCGCGACTCGTTGATGTTGATGGCAACGTGGAGATTGTGGATATCTTCAGGAAGAGCGAGGCCGTTGGCGAGATCGTAGAGGAGGCGATACGGATCGGGGCAAAGGTAGTATGGATGCAGGAAGGAGTCATCAATGAGGATGCGGCAAGGAGGGCCAGGGAGGCGGGATTGAAAGTCGTCATGGATCGTTGTATCAAGAAAGAATATGCCGAATTGTTTCCATCCGGGTTATAGAGTAGATCGAACCTTTTAACGGAAATTATGGCAAGAATAAAAATGGTGGGAAGCGCAGGCAGAGAAAGGAAGGGAAACTCCGCTTTTCATCATTGACCGATATGATGTTCGCTTCCCACCAATATTGGTATCTAATTTTTCTTGATCTTTATGCTGAGGTTTATCTTACCTCCTGTATTCCATCCATAGGTCGAAACAACATATCAATTTGTGATATTTTTCCCAAATTTCCTATCTTAAAAACTTCCGGCTTAAGAAAATACCTGAAAACTAATGCAAAGGTAGCAAAATTACCACTATTTCATGGCCAAGTCAACCTCAATCATTCTTTTTGAGTA
This genomic window from Acidobacteriota bacterium contains:
- a CDS encoding glycosyltransferase family 9 protein encodes the protein MNEKKIGFIKGLDRVCGSLLCNFISLFVRMSSRSSSSVPIAKGDYPHIRKILVIRPGGIGDTVLFYPLLHHLKAEFPGAELHILAEKRNSGVLNANHVATKVLLYDRFSTFDLFKVVAEGYNLVIDTEQYHNLSAIVAFLTASKYRCGFDTGKRGTLFTHRAPYSQEIYEIYSFLNLFSVLTGKETTFGRDEPFYPVDDQHIRWARERLKRFGSENLSSGRMVVISPGASIPERKWGAVKFASLAKWLVSEGMRVVIVGGKEDMDDAAIIEREVAGDRVLNLAGQTSLPQTAGIVSMADIYISSDTGILHIAYGVGTPTVHLFGPGILEKWAPVGRRYLAITKSLECSPCTQYGYTPPCPRDAECMRLITVEDVKEAITRVLNMRE
- a CDS encoding methyltransferase domain-containing protein; this encodes MARYTEEFYEEIYPSGELRRFSVNWWSVRFYALLVQRSLKKIGIEGRQPRVFDAGCGLPFILARLEKGCETWGMDISEYAIERGRLIAPRSKLFKGDIEEGIPESISRNYFDLVISKYIFEHLKEPEEAIRRCCDLLAHGGRIIISVPNMESPMRYLKKEDWFAVKDKTHVSLLAPAEWLAIVRRSGMKVERSFSDGFWDVPYVKFLPCWLQYPIFSLPCAVEVLLAYPILPPKWGENIIIIASKVH
- a CDS encoding CoA-binding protein, producing the protein MKTKPASLSENERKEILSSYRRVAVVGLSADESRDSNRVAKFLQDNGFDIIPVNPSYREILGKKCYPRLVDVDGNVEIVDIFRKSEAVGEIVEEAIRIGAKVVWMQEGVINEDAARRAREAGLKVVMDRCIKKEYAELFPSGL
- a CDS encoding tetratricopeptide repeat protein, with translation MNKKLLSFLWIIPALAAFGVYYNALSNGFIWDDPIVLKNQLSAFRSIKDVFFPPSGIPQFGIHYYRPLIILSFLIDKKLWGSSIDAAFGFHLSVIIFHVIITVLVFFLVRRILKGSKYGSLAALVASLLFAVHPIHTESVSWMAGRSDVLTALFFFISLWFYMKHLETNDRLWLSKHTGSVSSLHRKGQNAKMLGDGRSMAFLLLSVLAFLISAFAKETALSLILLLPVIDLAFSSRLVHLIDAISQGEDRKRKGEKSKKKKQRYAGDMVRKISWWSQFQFKSYIAFVGAAVVYFLMRNSALKEPTRRPFQSDVLLELPRNFINSYGFYLEKLFFPVNLKAYIPEVPSGIVFTLLSIVVLVALIVLALWALSKNRKTIFFAIAFFLLTLLPSIMVAVIKVSETPLAERYLYIPSFAFSLMAGILALYVPLKLKGSTMLRKAMSVIIVMVLVAVTAVYSVQTVCRNPVWKDDVLFWEDIVRKLPDEGLPHLNLGLAYNETDREKEAEQEYIKAIKANYDEEGRSTAYNNLGNIYMGREEFDRAEECFKTAITIRQNYATPYYSTALNYWKKFNSARRKGEQPDIKLPQMAIEYLNQALKLNPQYLKAHGLLGSIYFAYGKHDLARKHLETVLQYEQEGGTAEAARKILEKIPR
- a CDS encoding cupredoxin domain-containing protein; translation: MRRKFYLPIFIALLCFITPALSRDAVPAEKVFSGSSECRKCHDLQYWAWYASMHARSVNSKNILFTKIFDIAMEESRGTMRDKCLSCHAPIAVALNDLNLKRDISEEGITCDYCHTLKGEKREGEYFNIVSSPGDTKYGPFTDSSTEAHKSEFSEIYAKSDFCFKCHSSMKNPSGLEICSTDVEWSGSWYAQKKMTCQECHMPAVPGKAAPTGPDRENIHLHNFFGGHDTGILTKAARVDIRTEDSESGRKLIVAVTNTGTGHDLPTASPLRMIFLKLYAYDPDGKELWTNWKDDPVAEDQQAVFARILTDETGEPTFSWKATKVALDSRLKAREQKELTYMLPSELNIAKITANLQYKLAPDSLLRRLKIDESDLKTLHTIARAELSINGGEVAGPKIVVKQPEKQEQQVMRTIKVYSEKFKFTPDEIKIKQGERVKLIIYTLDDTHGFRCKKLGINVKVFRDKPAEIEIEGKEKGEYPFDCSHPCGDRCFKMKGVIIVE